The following proteins are encoded in a genomic region of Hyla sarda isolate aHylSar1 chromosome 3, aHylSar1.hap1, whole genome shotgun sequence:
- the LOC130360787 gene encoding uncharacterized protein LOC130360787 produces the protein MTIADAQYRFIAVDIGAYGRTNDYRVFKTSAMGRRIYAGEMGLPEPRAFPGTDGPPMPFVFIGDKAFQMCANLLKPYSSRGLDHRQRIYNYRLSHARRYVECAFGILTAKWRIFTRPMQLSPEFADEVVKASVVLHNFLLTKEPLNTDPEEVETTLPGLQQLPRRSTLAVMRIGDDYFLMEAGRVPWQDWMV, from the coding sequence ATGACCATTGCTGATGCCCAGTATCGTTTCATCGCTGTGGACATTGGGGCCTATGGAAGAACCAACGACTACCGTGTGTTCAAGACCTCAGCCATGGGGAGGAGGATCTACGCTGGTGAGATGGGACTTCCGGAACCAAGGGCCTTTCCTGGGACTGATGGACCTCCTATGCCTTTTGTTTTTATCGGGGACAAGGCCTTCCAGATGTGTGCCAATTTGTTGAAGCCCTACTCCAGCAGAGGACTAGACCACCGGCAGCGGATCTACAATTACCGTTTGTCCCATGCCAGAAGATACGTGGAGTGCGCATTTGGAATTTTGACTGCGAAGTGGCGGATCTTCACAAGGCCAATGCAACTGAGCCCGGAATTTGCTGATGAAGTTGTTAAGGCATCAGTTGTTCTCCACAACTTTCTTCTCACCAAAGAGCCTCTCAACACAGATCCCGAGGAAGTGGAAACAACTCTGCCAGGACTACAGCAACTACCCCGAAGATCAACCCTCGCCGTCATGCGCATCGGTGACGATTATTTCCTTATGGAAGCTGGCAGGGTGCCTTGGCAGGATTGGATGGTGTGA